One Chiloscyllium plagiosum isolate BGI_BamShark_2017 chromosome 12, ASM401019v2, whole genome shotgun sequence DNA window includes the following coding sequences:
- the LOC122555223 gene encoding F-box only protein 40-like — MIRNRNTTSRLHKHCEKCYNRHCKKTFEPTVSCLVISCSSKCGAVFHQCKEDEHTLLCPQEQVPCLNSAFGCPFVMARQKLSKHLYVCPASIVCCSMQWNRWPANEDDIALNKNAVKDSLNPEDLDFSTAMTDQRILFNSVKLAELFPEMAESVDENKLDLNEEGAVGEQVNYATLDGNFNEAGKVCADVAEMAEPTQEEQMAIAESNELEYLSMYSTWEHIFSKDKGCASEEKATKTEAKQKSEKSLVCESNRSLHENKMNIPPDPALLASIEKTGEAPWQEGVLERLETQMDRKHFNMYLVHHGSMLIRFGQMSACTPKERDFVYGKLEAQNVRTVNTFKVPTSYRAKRGHVGETLSSKVKKENKAVDTSDLDTEDHYNDEVTISLLTYLEKVLKGHIISERKVTDGLTIDFATQTYSFPSSPFSRDVTLADVAAHKESCLYLQLQMECITKRYNNAFTFMCHHFFRRDEFSSHFRNVHADIQSGLNGWMLQRCPLAYLGCSYSQLRFCPSSQKAKVIYNQHQSTFAVKPDIPAVLCQHSHRDPKIWKSRKSGLSLSSLPYEILRYIASFLDSYSLAQLSQVSVLMNAISFTLLQEHGMVFLVWEKKSYSHGSFSWRARKRRWQFSSVFSTVDSWRFNDNPSIAEHLKTCPYYVTESKSKPVALISLCKSPELKQEKKTLVTMFSKKKNTNRFSNLIV; from the exons ATG ATCAGGAATAGAAATACAACTTCTCGACTGCACAAACACTGTGAAAAATGTTATAATCGGCACTGCAAAAAGACTTTTGAACCTACTGTTTCCTGTTTGGTTATCAGTTGCTCTTCCAAGTGTGGTGCTGTCTTTCACCAGTGTAAAGAGGATGAACATACACTACTATGTCCACAGGAACAAGTACCTTGCCTGAATTCAGCCTTTGGTTGTCCCTTCGTTATGGCACGCCAAAAACTTTCTAAGCATCTTTATGTTTGTCCTGCCAGCATTGTGTGTTGCTCAATGCAATGGAATCGCTGGCCAGCTAATGAAGATGACATTGCATTAAATAAAAATGCTGTCAAAGATTCCTTGAATCCTGAAGACTTAGACTTCAGCACTGCAATGACAGATCAGAGGATTCTTTTCAATTCCGTGAAGTTGGCTGAACTATTCCCTGAGATGGCTGAATCTGTTGATgaaaataagttagatttgaaTGAGGAAGGGGCAGTGGGAGAACAAGTCAATTATGCAACTTTAGATGGGAATTTCAATGAAGCAGGTAAAGTCTGTGCAGATGTGGCAGAAATGGCTGAACCTACTCAAGAAGAACAAATGGCTATTGCAGAATCCAATGAACTCGAATATTTGTCTATGTATTCTACTTGGGAGCATATTTTCAGTAAGGATAAAGGTTGTGCCTCTGAAGAAAAAGCCACAAAAACTGAAGCCAAGCAAAAGAGTGAAAAGTCATTAGTTTGCGAAAGTAACAGAAGTCtacatgaaaataaaatgaatataCCCCCAGATCCAGCTTTGTTAGCATCAATTGAAAAGACAGGTGAAGCTCCTTGGCAGGAAGGTGTTCTAGAAAGGCTAGAAACTCAAATGGATAGAAAACACTTCAATATGTACTTGGTTCATCATGGCAGTATGCTTATTCGGTTTGGCCAGATGAGTGCATGTACACCCaaagaaagagactttgtttatGGGAAACTGGAGGCTCAGAATGTTAGAACTGTCAACACTTTTAAAGTTCCTACCAGTTATCGTGCCAAGCGTGGACATGTTGGAGAAACATTGTCAAGTAAGGTCAAAAAGGAGAACAAAGCTGTGGACACTTCTGACCTGGACACAGAGGATCATTATAATGATGAAGTTACTATTTCATTACTTACTTATTtggaaaaagttttaaaaggcCACATTATATCAGAAAGAAAAGTCACTGACGGGCTGACCATTGATTTTGCGACTCAGACATATTCTTTCCCCTCCTCTCCTTTTAGCCGTGATGTAACTTTGGCTGATGTAGCAGCACACAAAGAATCTTGTCTATATCTGCAACTCCAGATGGAGTGTATCACAAAACGATACAACAATGCCTTTACATTTATGTGCCACCATTTCTTCAGGAGAGATGAGTTTTCATCACATTTCAGGAATGTGCATGCTGATATTCAGTCAGGCCTGAATGGCTGGATGCTACAGAGATGTCCTCTTGCTTATCTTGGCTGTTCCTACTCACAACTGAGATTTTGCCCTTCCAGTCAGAAGGCTAAAGTGATCTACAATCAACATCAAAGTACGTTTGCAGTCAAACCAGACATTCCTGCAGTTCTGTGTCAGCACAGTCACAGGGATCCAAAAATATGGAAAAGTAGGAAAAGTGGGCTCAGCTTGAGCAGTCTTCCATATGAGATACTGAGGTACATTGCAAGCTTCTTGGACAGCTATAGCCTAGCACAACTGTCCCAAGTATCTGTATTGATGAATGCAATCTCTTTCACTTTACTGCAAGAGCATGGCATGGTCTTTCTTGTCTGGGAAAAGAAGAGTTACTCACATGGAAGCTTCTCTTGGCGAGCTCGAAAACGG AGGTGGCAGTTCAGCTCTGTCTTCTCTACTGTCGACAGTTGGAGGTTTAATGATAACCCCAGTATCGCAGAACATCTGAAAACCTGTCCATACTATGTGACAGAGAGTAAATCAAAGCCTGTCGCTCTCATCAGTTTGTGCAAGTCTCCAGAATTGAAACAAGAGAAAAAGACCCTTGTTACAATGTTTAgtaagaagaaaaacacaaatagATTTTCCAACCTGATTGTATGA